From a region of the Deltaproteobacteria bacterium genome:
- a CDS encoding DUF4070 domain-containing protein — MNVLLIYPEFPDTFWSFKHALKFIRKKATLPPLGLLTLGAMLPAEWSKRLFDLNVTKLTEQGLTWADCVFISAMVVQRESARQTIARCKEAGLKVIAGGPLFTSEYEEFEDVDHFVLNEAELTLPSFLADLEMGCARRVYETSEFCDIRQTAAPMWELADLKRYASMSIQFSRGCPFDCEFCNVTALFGHRPRIKSAEQIVAELDGLYNLGWRGQVFFVDDNFIGNKRYLKTQLLPALIEWQKDKRGIPFYTEASVNLADDNPLMEMMVEAGFDAVFIGIETPDEQSLAECNKMHNRNRDLIEDVKRIQRTGLQVQGGFIVGFDSDTHSIFQRQIDFIQKSGIVTAMVGLLQAPAGTRLYERLKQEGRLLGDMSGDNVDGTTNIIPNMDLSVLNEGYKNIMSHIYSHKYYYKRIKTFLREYKAPRIEIPLDFQRFLAFFRSNVHLGIFGKERFHYWRLLLWTLFRRPELFSLAVTLAIQGHHFRKICELHIF, encoded by the coding sequence ATGAACGTTCTGTTAATCTACCCGGAATTTCCGGACACATTTTGGAGTTTCAAGCACGCACTAAAGTTCATTCGCAAAAAAGCAACCTTGCCGCCACTGGGCCTGCTGACGCTCGGGGCGATGCTCCCGGCAGAATGGTCCAAACGGTTATTCGATCTCAATGTGACAAAGCTCACTGAACAAGGCCTGACGTGGGCTGATTGCGTGTTTATCAGCGCCATGGTGGTGCAAAGAGAGTCAGCACGTCAAACCATTGCACGGTGCAAGGAGGCGGGCCTCAAGGTCATAGCTGGTGGACCGCTTTTTACGAGCGAGTACGAGGAATTTGAGGATGTCGATCATTTTGTGCTCAACGAGGCCGAACTGACCCTGCCTTCTTTTCTGGCGGATTTGGAAATGGGATGTGCCAGGCGCGTCTACGAAACATCCGAGTTTTGTGACATCCGGCAGACGGCTGCTCCTATGTGGGAGTTGGCCGACCTGAAACGGTATGCCTCAATGAGCATCCAGTTTTCCAGAGGCTGCCCGTTTGATTGCGAGTTTTGTAATGTGACGGCGTTATTCGGGCACCGGCCGCGTATCAAGAGCGCCGAGCAGATTGTTGCCGAACTGGATGGCCTCTATAATCTGGGATGGCGTGGGCAGGTTTTCTTCGTGGATGACAACTTCATTGGCAACAAAAGGTATCTTAAGACCCAGCTCCTGCCTGCGTTAATCGAATGGCAGAAAGACAAGAGAGGGATACCGTTCTATACGGAAGCTTCTGTCAATCTGGCCGACGACAACCCATTAATGGAGATGATGGTCGAGGCCGGCTTTGACGCGGTCTTTATCGGGATTGAAACGCCGGATGAGCAAAGTCTGGCTGAATGCAACAAAATGCACAACAGAAACCGTGACCTAATCGAAGACGTCAAACGGATCCAACGAACCGGCTTGCAAGTACAAGGTGGCTTCATTGTCGGCTTCGACAGTGACACCCATTCCATCTTCCAACGGCAAATTGATTTTATCCAGAAAAGCGGGATCGTGACTGCAATGGTCGGTCTGCTTCAGGCTCCTGCCGGCACAAGACTTTATGAACGCTTGAAACAAGAGGGCCGCCTGCTAGGTGATATGTCGGGCGATAACGTGGATGGCACAACCAACATAATCCCTAACATGGACCTTAGTGTGTTAAATGAGGGGTACAAGAATATAATGAGCCACATCTATTCACACAAATACTACTATAAACGCATTAAGACCTTCCTGCGAGAATACAAGGCCCCAAGGATTGAAATTCCGCTCGACTTTCAGCGTTTTCTGGCGTTCTTTCGTTCCAACGTACATTTGGGTATTTTTGGCAAAGAGCGATTCCACTATTGGAGGCTGTTGTTGTGGACGCTTTTTCGCCGCCCCGAGCTGTTCTCACTGGCCGTTACATTGGCGATCCAAGGCCATCATTTCCGCAAAATCTGCGAATTGCACATCTTTTGA